From the Misgurnus anguillicaudatus chromosome 17, ASM2758022v2, whole genome shotgun sequence genome, one window contains:
- the aff3 gene encoding uncharacterized protein aff3 isoform X1 gives MPTVYGSKGKLASICICMLQYASQDMTQSWPYQQPPGEGGTQHFLYSHSKEEKQSNLRHRHVRDGVSMRIPSRPLVAPHKSMLADDLKLSSDEDDRDEGSEQTTSWADNERLSGQQQRARTHGGRVRHSSSGSSGSDSSSEWESSPRRGSRSPSPETLTQYGSPSQQQKLNCSTETESPPTTQWQLDRWLEKVPKKLTDHDPGGGHRRGSKSDSGRGPSPGKYWSRDSESRRDYSPCESPVPSPKFDYSPRNSPRASPEYSPCPSPGNSLVPSPVPSVCPSPGESFRGSRSPSPLPLHPPRSPSPSLSSTAIPTQDCLTYPQDRPTQPESPRHIARPTVASNTPHRPKVRPWVPSDHNTDQRKESRTKDSRSRDTRPAPPQEHHSKHSLTNKSHKDLRHKPEAKGSESIAKQRINPASNPIPKHQSNSRPSPKPPKHLTDHSIEHNHRTREPTGVSIRSTSKSGHSSHFNTSKSSDRGPTSKSRDSSRNDVNSRSSHSSNSKSKPFCDTKQSSFKPSSQQSSSPKPKVKLGDTPVPRTGHSQKESNPREREREVDNRGKAQGVTLVPTGKEQRHRRLAEEQLTRRCWVRSSEEEEDDEDRRREEGERERKRRRRREHEAEWQPVQPKQRPHTNSQHQPSQESNGLNLEEQRRKKRRLSNEDISTRSHVLDSSPSPPLSPPSPTPVIQPKHSSSSSSSSSSSSSSSSSDSESESSPPRNVAKVPADSTSSQKRHNKQSTGTSGHSNKSSLSTPETDKRGRGRHKLYTLVPFGRSEHSPTISHRGLRNLVVRIDLSLLARVPDTNEIPEKQSSSSSLSSGKTKEKTSMRHLHHSEQLPGDGRSKRKADKGEAQRDNKRIHTEKLPVTVNRETEETCSDIKQNGCQEDYFYSKRPLSPLSPPSDLVERSKPSVKPQHTEKYHTPLEKDRDSTTQKIQVQKMQPKVEKECVGLSGHPQHLSGSRVPPTNLPLHYRGTVPISEVSHHAEYYMHEAKRLKHRADAMVDKLGKAVNYVDAALSFMECGKAMEEGPLESKSPYAMYAETVELIRYAMRLKSHAGPGASQEDKQLAVLCFRCLALLYWQMFRLKKDNALKYSKVLLDYFKGSPKAPHKPPPWNDSGKGAVPPASICSLNIMGSHPGSSPSSVISIPQRIHQMAANHLNITNSVLYSYEYWEVADTLAKENKEFFNYLNTLTGPLTLHSSMAHIVQYTRQGLQWIRISANLS, from the exons GATATGACCCAGTCCTGGCCTTACCAGCAGCCCCCAGGGGAGGGGGGTACTCAACATTTCCTGTACTCACACTCAAAG GAGGAAAAACAGTCCAATTTACGACACAGACATG TGAGGGACGGTGTCTCTATGAGGATCCCCTCACGTCCACTCGTGGCCCCTCACAAATC CATGCTCGCTGATGACCTGAAGCTCAGCAGTGACGAGGACGACAGGGACGAG GGAAGTGAGCAAACAACATCTTGGGCGGATAATGAGCG CTTGTCAGGCCAGCAGCAGCGCGCACGCACACATGGCGGACGGGTGAGACATTCTAGCTCAGGGTCTTCGGGATCAGACTCCTCTAGTGAGTGGGAAAGCAGCCCACGCAGGGGATCACGCAGCCCAAGCCCAGAAACGCTCACCCAGTATGGGTCACCATCCCAACAGCAGAAACTAAACTGTAGCACAGAG ACGGAGAGTCCACCAACCACACAGTGGCAGCTGGACAGGTGGCTTGAGAAAGTCCCTAAAAAACTGACTGACCACGACCCTGGAGGAGGACATCGCCGGGGATCAAAATCTGACAGTGGCCGAGGACCATCACCAGGAAAGTACTGGAGCAGAGACTCGGAGTCAAGACGGGATTACAGTCCATGTGAAAGTCCTGTCCCTAGTCCAAAATTTGACTATAGCCCCAGAAACAGTCCTCGTGCCAGCCCTGAATATAGTCCTTGCCCCAGTCCCGGAAATAGCCTTGTGCCAAGCCCAGTGCCAAGTGTGTGCCCAAGTCCAGGAGAGAGCTTTAGAGGTAGTCGAAGTCCAAGTCCTTTACCACTGCATCCTCCCAGAAGCCCCAGTCCAAGTCTTTCATCCACCGCAATACCTACCCAAGATTGTTTAACATACCCTCAGGATCGGCCTACTCAGCCTGAAAGTCCCAGGCACATTGCACGACCAACTGTTGCCTCCAATACACCGCATCGTCCCAAAGTCAGGCCATGGGTGCCTTCGGACCATAACACTGACCAGAGAAAGGAGTCTAGAACCAAAGACTCTAGATCCAGAGACACTAGACCTGCTCCTCCCCAAGAACATCATTCCAAACACAGCTTAACAAATAAGTCACACAAAGACCTCCGACACAAGCCTGAAGCCAAAGGTTCTGAATCCATAGCCAAGCAAAGGATTAACCCAGCTTCAAACCCAATACCTAAGCATCAATCTAACTCTAGACCAAGCCCAAAACCACCTAAGCACTTAACTGACCATAGTATTGAACATAATCACAGAACAAGAGAACCTACAGGAGTATCAATCCGGTCAACTTCCAAATCAGGGCATTCATCCCATTTCAACACTTCAAAGAGCTCTGATCGTGGTCCCACATCGAAATCCAGAGACTCGTCCAGAAACGACGTGAACAGTCGATCCAGCCACAGCTCCAACTCTAAGTCTAAACCTTTCTGTGATACCAAGCAATCCAGTTTTAAACCAAGCTCTCAACAAAGTTCCAGCCCAAAGCCCAAGGTTAAACTCGGGGACACACCAGTTCCCAGAACTGGGCATTCACAAAAAGAGTCAAACCCAAGAGAGAGGGAGCGGGAGGTGGACAACCGAGGTAAAGCCCAGGGAGTGACCCTGGTGCCAACCGGCAAAGAGCAGAGACACAGGAGACTGGCGGAAGAGCAGCTAACAAGGCGCTGTTGGGTTCGGAGTTCTGAGGAAGAGGAAGACGACGAAGACAGGAGAAGAGAGGAAGGGGAACGAGAAAGGAAAAGGAGAAGGAGGAGGGAGCATGAAGCTGAATGGCAGCCGGTGCAGCCAAAGCAAAGACCTCATACAAATAGCCAGCATCAACCTTCACAGGAAAGCAACGGACTGAACCTTGAGGAGcagaggaggaagaagagaaggcTGAGTAATGAGGACATTTCTACACGTTCTCATGTACTAGACTCCAGTCCATCTCCTCCACTGTCTCCACCCTCCCCTACTCCTGTCATCCAGCCCAAACATTCATCATCTTCCTCATCCTCATCTTCCTCATCTTCTTCGTCATCTTCCTCTGATTCAGAATCAGAGTCTAGTCCTCCACGAAATGTTGCCAAAGTCCCTGCAGATTCAACATCAAGCCAAAAGAGGCACAACAAACAGAGCACAGGTACTAGTGGTCACTCCAACAAGTCAAGCTTAAGCACCCCAGAGACAGATAAGCGAGGTCGGGGCAGGCACAAACTCTACACCCTGGTTCCTTTCGGCCGTTCTGAACATTCCCCGACCATCTCGCATCGAGGCCTAAGAAATCTGGTCGTGAGAATAGACCTCTCGCTTCTGGCCAGAGTACCTGATACAAATGAGATTCCAGAGAAACAGTCCTCATCTTCATCTTTATCATCaggaaaaacaaaagaaaagacATCAATGAGACATCTGCACCATTCAGAGCAACTGCCTGGCGATGGCAGAAGTAAAAGAAAA GCAGATAAAGGAGAAGCTCAGAGGGACAataagagaattcatacagAAAAGCTTCCTGTCACAGTCAACAGAGAGACTGAAGAAACTTGCTCTGACATCAAACAAAATGG ATGTCAGGAAGATTATTTTTACTCCAAGAGGCCTTTGTCCCCCTTATCTCCTCCATCTGACCTAGTAGAGCGCTCAAAGCCCTCAGTGAAACCTCAGCATACTGAAAAGTACCACACACCTTTAGAGAAAGACAGAGATTCAAcaacacagaaaatacag GTCCAAAAAATGCAGCCCAAGGTAGAGAAGGAGTGTGTTGGGCTTTCAGGACATCCACAGCATCTCTCTGGATCCCGAGTTCCTCCTACAAACCTGCCTCTGCACTACAGAGGAACTGTACCTATCAGTGAAGT CTCTCATCATGCTGAGTACTACATGCATGAGGCCAAAAGGTTGAAACATCGAGCAGATGCTATG GTGGATAAGTTAGGAAAAGCTGTAAATTATGTGGACGCTGCTTTGTCCTTTATGGAGTGTGGGAAAGCAATGGAAGAGGGACCACTTGAATCCAAGTCTCCTTACGCCATGTATGCTGAAACTGTGGAGCTCATCAG GTATGCAATGAGACTTAAAAGTCATGCAGGTCCTGGAGCCAGTCAGGAGGACAAACAGCTTGCTGTACTATG TTTCCGCTGTCTTGCACTCCTTTATTGGCAAATGTTTAGACTCAAGAAGGACAACGCTTTAAAATATTCTAAAGTCCTACTAGACTATTTTAAG GGTTCTCCAAAAGCACCACACAAACCCCCTCCCTGGAACGATTCTGGAAA GGGAGCTGTACCTCCTGCTTCTATTTGCTCTCTCAATATAATGGGATCTCATCCAGGCAGCTCACCCAGCAGTGTCATCAGCATTCCCCAGCGTATCCACCAGATGGCAGCAAACCACCTGAATATCACCAACAGCGTACTGTACAGTTATGAGTACTGGGAGGTGGCTGATACCCTTGCCAAGGAAAATAAAG AATTTTTTAACTATCTGAACACACTGACTGGACCTTTGACTCTGCACAGCAGCATGGCTCATATCGTCCAGTACACCAGGCAGGGGCTTCAGTGGATCCGTATCAGTGCTAATCTATCATAA
- the aff3 gene encoding uncharacterized protein aff3 isoform X2, which produces MEDMTQSWPYQQPPGEGGTQHFLYSHSKEEKQSNLRHRHVRDGVSMRIPSRPLVAPHKSMLADDLKLSSDEDDRDEGSEQTTSWADNERLSGQQQRARTHGGRVRHSSSGSSGSDSSSEWESSPRRGSRSPSPETLTQYGSPSQQQKLNCSTETESPPTTQWQLDRWLEKVPKKLTDHDPGGGHRRGSKSDSGRGPSPGKYWSRDSESRRDYSPCESPVPSPKFDYSPRNSPRASPEYSPCPSPGNSLVPSPVPSVCPSPGESFRGSRSPSPLPLHPPRSPSPSLSSTAIPTQDCLTYPQDRPTQPESPRHIARPTVASNTPHRPKVRPWVPSDHNTDQRKESRTKDSRSRDTRPAPPQEHHSKHSLTNKSHKDLRHKPEAKGSESIAKQRINPASNPIPKHQSNSRPSPKPPKHLTDHSIEHNHRTREPTGVSIRSTSKSGHSSHFNTSKSSDRGPTSKSRDSSRNDVNSRSSHSSNSKSKPFCDTKQSSFKPSSQQSSSPKPKVKLGDTPVPRTGHSQKESNPREREREVDNRGKAQGVTLVPTGKEQRHRRLAEEQLTRRCWVRSSEEEEDDEDRRREEGERERKRRRRREHEAEWQPVQPKQRPHTNSQHQPSQESNGLNLEEQRRKKRRLSNEDISTRSHVLDSSPSPPLSPPSPTPVIQPKHSSSSSSSSSSSSSSSSSDSESESSPPRNVAKVPADSTSSQKRHNKQSTGTSGHSNKSSLSTPETDKRGRGRHKLYTLVPFGRSEHSPTISHRGLRNLVVRIDLSLLARVPDTNEIPEKQSSSSSLSSGKTKEKTSMRHLHHSEQLPGDGRSKRKADKGEAQRDNKRIHTEKLPVTVNRETEETCSDIKQNGCQEDYFYSKRPLSPLSPPSDLVERSKPSVKPQHTEKYHTPLEKDRDSTTQKIQVQKMQPKVEKECVGLSGHPQHLSGSRVPPTNLPLHYRGTVPISEVSHHAEYYMHEAKRLKHRADAMVDKLGKAVNYVDAALSFMECGKAMEEGPLESKSPYAMYAETVELIRYAMRLKSHAGPGASQEDKQLAVLCFRCLALLYWQMFRLKKDNALKYSKVLLDYFKGSPKAPHKPPPWNDSGKGAVPPASICSLNIMGSHPGSSPSSVISIPQRIHQMAANHLNITNSVLYSYEYWEVADTLAKENKEFFNYLNTLTGPLTLHSSMAHIVQYTRQGLQWIRISANLS; this is translated from the exons GATATGACCCAGTCCTGGCCTTACCAGCAGCCCCCAGGGGAGGGGGGTACTCAACATTTCCTGTACTCACACTCAAAG GAGGAAAAACAGTCCAATTTACGACACAGACATG TGAGGGACGGTGTCTCTATGAGGATCCCCTCACGTCCACTCGTGGCCCCTCACAAATC CATGCTCGCTGATGACCTGAAGCTCAGCAGTGACGAGGACGACAGGGACGAG GGAAGTGAGCAAACAACATCTTGGGCGGATAATGAGCG CTTGTCAGGCCAGCAGCAGCGCGCACGCACACATGGCGGACGGGTGAGACATTCTAGCTCAGGGTCTTCGGGATCAGACTCCTCTAGTGAGTGGGAAAGCAGCCCACGCAGGGGATCACGCAGCCCAAGCCCAGAAACGCTCACCCAGTATGGGTCACCATCCCAACAGCAGAAACTAAACTGTAGCACAGAG ACGGAGAGTCCACCAACCACACAGTGGCAGCTGGACAGGTGGCTTGAGAAAGTCCCTAAAAAACTGACTGACCACGACCCTGGAGGAGGACATCGCCGGGGATCAAAATCTGACAGTGGCCGAGGACCATCACCAGGAAAGTACTGGAGCAGAGACTCGGAGTCAAGACGGGATTACAGTCCATGTGAAAGTCCTGTCCCTAGTCCAAAATTTGACTATAGCCCCAGAAACAGTCCTCGTGCCAGCCCTGAATATAGTCCTTGCCCCAGTCCCGGAAATAGCCTTGTGCCAAGCCCAGTGCCAAGTGTGTGCCCAAGTCCAGGAGAGAGCTTTAGAGGTAGTCGAAGTCCAAGTCCTTTACCACTGCATCCTCCCAGAAGCCCCAGTCCAAGTCTTTCATCCACCGCAATACCTACCCAAGATTGTTTAACATACCCTCAGGATCGGCCTACTCAGCCTGAAAGTCCCAGGCACATTGCACGACCAACTGTTGCCTCCAATACACCGCATCGTCCCAAAGTCAGGCCATGGGTGCCTTCGGACCATAACACTGACCAGAGAAAGGAGTCTAGAACCAAAGACTCTAGATCCAGAGACACTAGACCTGCTCCTCCCCAAGAACATCATTCCAAACACAGCTTAACAAATAAGTCACACAAAGACCTCCGACACAAGCCTGAAGCCAAAGGTTCTGAATCCATAGCCAAGCAAAGGATTAACCCAGCTTCAAACCCAATACCTAAGCATCAATCTAACTCTAGACCAAGCCCAAAACCACCTAAGCACTTAACTGACCATAGTATTGAACATAATCACAGAACAAGAGAACCTACAGGAGTATCAATCCGGTCAACTTCCAAATCAGGGCATTCATCCCATTTCAACACTTCAAAGAGCTCTGATCGTGGTCCCACATCGAAATCCAGAGACTCGTCCAGAAACGACGTGAACAGTCGATCCAGCCACAGCTCCAACTCTAAGTCTAAACCTTTCTGTGATACCAAGCAATCCAGTTTTAAACCAAGCTCTCAACAAAGTTCCAGCCCAAAGCCCAAGGTTAAACTCGGGGACACACCAGTTCCCAGAACTGGGCATTCACAAAAAGAGTCAAACCCAAGAGAGAGGGAGCGGGAGGTGGACAACCGAGGTAAAGCCCAGGGAGTGACCCTGGTGCCAACCGGCAAAGAGCAGAGACACAGGAGACTGGCGGAAGAGCAGCTAACAAGGCGCTGTTGGGTTCGGAGTTCTGAGGAAGAGGAAGACGACGAAGACAGGAGAAGAGAGGAAGGGGAACGAGAAAGGAAAAGGAGAAGGAGGAGGGAGCATGAAGCTGAATGGCAGCCGGTGCAGCCAAAGCAAAGACCTCATACAAATAGCCAGCATCAACCTTCACAGGAAAGCAACGGACTGAACCTTGAGGAGcagaggaggaagaagagaaggcTGAGTAATGAGGACATTTCTACACGTTCTCATGTACTAGACTCCAGTCCATCTCCTCCACTGTCTCCACCCTCCCCTACTCCTGTCATCCAGCCCAAACATTCATCATCTTCCTCATCCTCATCTTCCTCATCTTCTTCGTCATCTTCCTCTGATTCAGAATCAGAGTCTAGTCCTCCACGAAATGTTGCCAAAGTCCCTGCAGATTCAACATCAAGCCAAAAGAGGCACAACAAACAGAGCACAGGTACTAGTGGTCACTCCAACAAGTCAAGCTTAAGCACCCCAGAGACAGATAAGCGAGGTCGGGGCAGGCACAAACTCTACACCCTGGTTCCTTTCGGCCGTTCTGAACATTCCCCGACCATCTCGCATCGAGGCCTAAGAAATCTGGTCGTGAGAATAGACCTCTCGCTTCTGGCCAGAGTACCTGATACAAATGAGATTCCAGAGAAACAGTCCTCATCTTCATCTTTATCATCaggaaaaacaaaagaaaagacATCAATGAGACATCTGCACCATTCAGAGCAACTGCCTGGCGATGGCAGAAGTAAAAGAAAA GCAGATAAAGGAGAAGCTCAGAGGGACAataagagaattcatacagAAAAGCTTCCTGTCACAGTCAACAGAGAGACTGAAGAAACTTGCTCTGACATCAAACAAAATGG ATGTCAGGAAGATTATTTTTACTCCAAGAGGCCTTTGTCCCCCTTATCTCCTCCATCTGACCTAGTAGAGCGCTCAAAGCCCTCAGTGAAACCTCAGCATACTGAAAAGTACCACACACCTTTAGAGAAAGACAGAGATTCAAcaacacagaaaatacag GTCCAAAAAATGCAGCCCAAGGTAGAGAAGGAGTGTGTTGGGCTTTCAGGACATCCACAGCATCTCTCTGGATCCCGAGTTCCTCCTACAAACCTGCCTCTGCACTACAGAGGAACTGTACCTATCAGTGAAGT CTCTCATCATGCTGAGTACTACATGCATGAGGCCAAAAGGTTGAAACATCGAGCAGATGCTATG GTGGATAAGTTAGGAAAAGCTGTAAATTATGTGGACGCTGCTTTGTCCTTTATGGAGTGTGGGAAAGCAATGGAAGAGGGACCACTTGAATCCAAGTCTCCTTACGCCATGTATGCTGAAACTGTGGAGCTCATCAG GTATGCAATGAGACTTAAAAGTCATGCAGGTCCTGGAGCCAGTCAGGAGGACAAACAGCTTGCTGTACTATG TTTCCGCTGTCTTGCACTCCTTTATTGGCAAATGTTTAGACTCAAGAAGGACAACGCTTTAAAATATTCTAAAGTCCTACTAGACTATTTTAAG GGTTCTCCAAAAGCACCACACAAACCCCCTCCCTGGAACGATTCTGGAAA GGGAGCTGTACCTCCTGCTTCTATTTGCTCTCTCAATATAATGGGATCTCATCCAGGCAGCTCACCCAGCAGTGTCATCAGCATTCCCCAGCGTATCCACCAGATGGCAGCAAACCACCTGAATATCACCAACAGCGTACTGTACAGTTATGAGTACTGGGAGGTGGCTGATACCCTTGCCAAGGAAAATAAAG AATTTTTTAACTATCTGAACACACTGACTGGACCTTTGACTCTGCACAGCAGCATGGCTCATATCGTCCAGTACACCAGGCAGGGGCTTCAGTGGATCCGTATCAGTGCTAATCTATCATAA
- the aff3 gene encoding uncharacterized protein aff3 isoform X3: MTQSWPYQQPPGEGGTQHFLYSHSKEEKQSNLRHRHVRDGVSMRIPSRPLVAPHKSMLADDLKLSSDEDDRDEGSEQTTSWADNERLSGQQQRARTHGGRVRHSSSGSSGSDSSSEWESSPRRGSRSPSPETLTQYGSPSQQQKLNCSTETESPPTTQWQLDRWLEKVPKKLTDHDPGGGHRRGSKSDSGRGPSPGKYWSRDSESRRDYSPCESPVPSPKFDYSPRNSPRASPEYSPCPSPGNSLVPSPVPSVCPSPGESFRGSRSPSPLPLHPPRSPSPSLSSTAIPTQDCLTYPQDRPTQPESPRHIARPTVASNTPHRPKVRPWVPSDHNTDQRKESRTKDSRSRDTRPAPPQEHHSKHSLTNKSHKDLRHKPEAKGSESIAKQRINPASNPIPKHQSNSRPSPKPPKHLTDHSIEHNHRTREPTGVSIRSTSKSGHSSHFNTSKSSDRGPTSKSRDSSRNDVNSRSSHSSNSKSKPFCDTKQSSFKPSSQQSSSPKPKVKLGDTPVPRTGHSQKESNPREREREVDNRGKAQGVTLVPTGKEQRHRRLAEEQLTRRCWVRSSEEEEDDEDRRREEGERERKRRRRREHEAEWQPVQPKQRPHTNSQHQPSQESNGLNLEEQRRKKRRLSNEDISTRSHVLDSSPSPPLSPPSPTPVIQPKHSSSSSSSSSSSSSSSSSDSESESSPPRNVAKVPADSTSSQKRHNKQSTGTSGHSNKSSLSTPETDKRGRGRHKLYTLVPFGRSEHSPTISHRGLRNLVVRIDLSLLARVPDTNEIPEKQSSSSSLSSGKTKEKTSMRHLHHSEQLPGDGRSKRKADKGEAQRDNKRIHTEKLPVTVNRETEETCSDIKQNGCQEDYFYSKRPLSPLSPPSDLVERSKPSVKPQHTEKYHTPLEKDRDSTTQKIQVQKMQPKVEKECVGLSGHPQHLSGSRVPPTNLPLHYRGTVPISEVSHHAEYYMHEAKRLKHRADAMVDKLGKAVNYVDAALSFMECGKAMEEGPLESKSPYAMYAETVELIRYAMRLKSHAGPGASQEDKQLAVLCFRCLALLYWQMFRLKKDNALKYSKVLLDYFKGSPKAPHKPPPWNDSGKGAVPPASICSLNIMGSHPGSSPSSVISIPQRIHQMAANHLNITNSVLYSYEYWEVADTLAKENKEFFNYLNTLTGPLTLHSSMAHIVQYTRQGLQWIRISANLS; encoded by the exons ATGACCCAGTCCTGGCCTTACCAGCAGCCCCCAGGGGAGGGGGGTACTCAACATTTCCTGTACTCACACTCAAAG GAGGAAAAACAGTCCAATTTACGACACAGACATG TGAGGGACGGTGTCTCTATGAGGATCCCCTCACGTCCACTCGTGGCCCCTCACAAATC CATGCTCGCTGATGACCTGAAGCTCAGCAGTGACGAGGACGACAGGGACGAG GGAAGTGAGCAAACAACATCTTGGGCGGATAATGAGCG CTTGTCAGGCCAGCAGCAGCGCGCACGCACACATGGCGGACGGGTGAGACATTCTAGCTCAGGGTCTTCGGGATCAGACTCCTCTAGTGAGTGGGAAAGCAGCCCACGCAGGGGATCACGCAGCCCAAGCCCAGAAACGCTCACCCAGTATGGGTCACCATCCCAACAGCAGAAACTAAACTGTAGCACAGAG ACGGAGAGTCCACCAACCACACAGTGGCAGCTGGACAGGTGGCTTGAGAAAGTCCCTAAAAAACTGACTGACCACGACCCTGGAGGAGGACATCGCCGGGGATCAAAATCTGACAGTGGCCGAGGACCATCACCAGGAAAGTACTGGAGCAGAGACTCGGAGTCAAGACGGGATTACAGTCCATGTGAAAGTCCTGTCCCTAGTCCAAAATTTGACTATAGCCCCAGAAACAGTCCTCGTGCCAGCCCTGAATATAGTCCTTGCCCCAGTCCCGGAAATAGCCTTGTGCCAAGCCCAGTGCCAAGTGTGTGCCCAAGTCCAGGAGAGAGCTTTAGAGGTAGTCGAAGTCCAAGTCCTTTACCACTGCATCCTCCCAGAAGCCCCAGTCCAAGTCTTTCATCCACCGCAATACCTACCCAAGATTGTTTAACATACCCTCAGGATCGGCCTACTCAGCCTGAAAGTCCCAGGCACATTGCACGACCAACTGTTGCCTCCAATACACCGCATCGTCCCAAAGTCAGGCCATGGGTGCCTTCGGACCATAACACTGACCAGAGAAAGGAGTCTAGAACCAAAGACTCTAGATCCAGAGACACTAGACCTGCTCCTCCCCAAGAACATCATTCCAAACACAGCTTAACAAATAAGTCACACAAAGACCTCCGACACAAGCCTGAAGCCAAAGGTTCTGAATCCATAGCCAAGCAAAGGATTAACCCAGCTTCAAACCCAATACCTAAGCATCAATCTAACTCTAGACCAAGCCCAAAACCACCTAAGCACTTAACTGACCATAGTATTGAACATAATCACAGAACAAGAGAACCTACAGGAGTATCAATCCGGTCAACTTCCAAATCAGGGCATTCATCCCATTTCAACACTTCAAAGAGCTCTGATCGTGGTCCCACATCGAAATCCAGAGACTCGTCCAGAAACGACGTGAACAGTCGATCCAGCCACAGCTCCAACTCTAAGTCTAAACCTTTCTGTGATACCAAGCAATCCAGTTTTAAACCAAGCTCTCAACAAAGTTCCAGCCCAAAGCCCAAGGTTAAACTCGGGGACACACCAGTTCCCAGAACTGGGCATTCACAAAAAGAGTCAAACCCAAGAGAGAGGGAGCGGGAGGTGGACAACCGAGGTAAAGCCCAGGGAGTGACCCTGGTGCCAACCGGCAAAGAGCAGAGACACAGGAGACTGGCGGAAGAGCAGCTAACAAGGCGCTGTTGGGTTCGGAGTTCTGAGGAAGAGGAAGACGACGAAGACAGGAGAAGAGAGGAAGGGGAACGAGAAAGGAAAAGGAGAAGGAGGAGGGAGCATGAAGCTGAATGGCAGCCGGTGCAGCCAAAGCAAAGACCTCATACAAATAGCCAGCATCAACCTTCACAGGAAAGCAACGGACTGAACCTTGAGGAGcagaggaggaagaagagaaggcTGAGTAATGAGGACATTTCTACACGTTCTCATGTACTAGACTCCAGTCCATCTCCTCCACTGTCTCCACCCTCCCCTACTCCTGTCATCCAGCCCAAACATTCATCATCTTCCTCATCCTCATCTTCCTCATCTTCTTCGTCATCTTCCTCTGATTCAGAATCAGAGTCTAGTCCTCCACGAAATGTTGCCAAAGTCCCTGCAGATTCAACATCAAGCCAAAAGAGGCACAACAAACAGAGCACAGGTACTAGTGGTCACTCCAACAAGTCAAGCTTAAGCACCCCAGAGACAGATAAGCGAGGTCGGGGCAGGCACAAACTCTACACCCTGGTTCCTTTCGGCCGTTCTGAACATTCCCCGACCATCTCGCATCGAGGCCTAAGAAATCTGGTCGTGAGAATAGACCTCTCGCTTCTGGCCAGAGTACCTGATACAAATGAGATTCCAGAGAAACAGTCCTCATCTTCATCTTTATCATCaggaaaaacaaaagaaaagacATCAATGAGACATCTGCACCATTCAGAGCAACTGCCTGGCGATGGCAGAAGTAAAAGAAAA GCAGATAAAGGAGAAGCTCAGAGGGACAataagagaattcatacagAAAAGCTTCCTGTCACAGTCAACAGAGAGACTGAAGAAACTTGCTCTGACATCAAACAAAATGG ATGTCAGGAAGATTATTTTTACTCCAAGAGGCCTTTGTCCCCCTTATCTCCTCCATCTGACCTAGTAGAGCGCTCAAAGCCCTCAGTGAAACCTCAGCATACTGAAAAGTACCACACACCTTTAGAGAAAGACAGAGATTCAAcaacacagaaaatacag GTCCAAAAAATGCAGCCCAAGGTAGAGAAGGAGTGTGTTGGGCTTTCAGGACATCCACAGCATCTCTCTGGATCCCGAGTTCCTCCTACAAACCTGCCTCTGCACTACAGAGGAACTGTACCTATCAGTGAAGT CTCTCATCATGCTGAGTACTACATGCATGAGGCCAAAAGGTTGAAACATCGAGCAGATGCTATG GTGGATAAGTTAGGAAAAGCTGTAAATTATGTGGACGCTGCTTTGTCCTTTATGGAGTGTGGGAAAGCAATGGAAGAGGGACCACTTGAATCCAAGTCTCCTTACGCCATGTATGCTGAAACTGTGGAGCTCATCAG GTATGCAATGAGACTTAAAAGTCATGCAGGTCCTGGAGCCAGTCAGGAGGACAAACAGCTTGCTGTACTATG TTTCCGCTGTCTTGCACTCCTTTATTGGCAAATGTTTAGACTCAAGAAGGACAACGCTTTAAAATATTCTAAAGTCCTACTAGACTATTTTAAG GGTTCTCCAAAAGCACCACACAAACCCCCTCCCTGGAACGATTCTGGAAA GGGAGCTGTACCTCCTGCTTCTATTTGCTCTCTCAATATAATGGGATCTCATCCAGGCAGCTCACCCAGCAGTGTCATCAGCATTCCCCAGCGTATCCACCAGATGGCAGCAAACCACCTGAATATCACCAACAGCGTACTGTACAGTTATGAGTACTGGGAGGTGGCTGATACCCTTGCCAAGGAAAATAAAG AATTTTTTAACTATCTGAACACACTGACTGGACCTTTGACTCTGCACAGCAGCATGGCTCATATCGTCCAGTACACCAGGCAGGGGCTTCAGTGGATCCGTATCAGTGCTAATCTATCATAA